GATCACCACGAGTTCGCCGCTGTCCGGATGCGCCTCCACGGTCCGCCAGGTCCGGTCCAGCAGGCGCCGCTGCCGGCGCCACAGCCGCGCCGTCAGGCCGGCCACGACGACCAGGGCGACCGCGCCGGCGACGGCGGCCGGCACGGCTGGTGCGGCCGGGTCGAGCGACGGGCGCGACGGGCCTCCGGTGGACGCGCGCAGTCGGAGCTGGAGCAGTCCGCCGGCGACCAGGCCGCCCCACGCCCACACCGTGCCGGCGGCCAGCGCCACGGCCGACCCCACGAGGGTGAGGGCGGCGGCCCTCGGCGGGAGGAGGCCGGCCAGCCGCCGCGCCGCGGGGACCGCCGCCCAGGGCCAGAGGAGGGCCAGGAGCACCAGGGCGGCCACGAGGACGCTCACTCGCCACCCTCCCCGGCCGTACGCAGCAGGCGGCGCAGGACGACCTCGTCGTCCGGGGAGAGGGCGGAGACGAAGCGCTCCAGGACCAGATCCCGGTGCGGGTCGCGGTGGAGCTCCCGGTGCATCCGACTGGCGGTCAGGCCGGGCGCGTCGTGCACGGGGGAGTACACGAATCCGCGGCCGTCGCGTTCGCGCCTCAGCGTCCCCTTCTCGTACAGGCGGGTGAGGATCGTCGTCACCGTGGTCCTGGCCTGGCGGCGGCCGAGAGCCTCCCGGACCTGACCGGCCGTGAGCGGCCCGGTCGCCGCCCAGAGTACGGCGAGCACGTCGGCCACGAGTTCGCCGTGCGGCCGCCTGGGGTCGCTCCCGTCCGACATCTGGGTCGCTCCGTTCCGGCTGGGCCCGCCACTCGCGCCGTCGGTGGCCGTCCGGACCGGACGACCACCGACGGCGCGAGCACGCAGGCCTCTTTCATTAAGGTATGCCTAAGCTAACTGTAGTGGGCGCCCTCGCCCGGGGCGACGACGGTCCGGCCCGCCTCGCGGTCGCCGTTCGCGACTCGGAGCCGTGTCCGGAGCCGTGCGAGGCCGACCACCGGCGGCGAAGTGGACGACCAGCCCGTCCCGGTCGGTCGCCGTCAGGCGCGGGCGCCCGGCCCACTCTCCTCGGCGGCCGATGGCGCCGGCGCCGGGGAGCGGGCGGACCGGCATGATGGGCGGGTGGACACGGTGACGATCAGCGACGAGGACCGACGGCTTCTCGGACTCTGGGCCGCCGAGTGCGTCGAGCGGGTGCTCCCGCTCTTCGAGGCGAAGGCTCCCGGCGACACCCGCCCTCGCGAGGCGGTCGAGGGCATCCGGGCGTACGTGCGCGAGGGGACCCGGACCGGGCGCCTGCGATCGCTGGCCTGGGCGGCCCACGCGGCCGCACGCGACGT
The sequence above is drawn from the Kitasatospora sp. NBC_00315 genome and encodes:
- a CDS encoding BlaI/MecI/CopY family transcriptional regulator; translation: MSDGSDPRRPHGELVADVLAVLWAATGPLTAGQVREALGRRQARTTVTTILTRLYEKGTLRRERDGRGFVYSPVHDAPGLTASRMHRELHRDPHRDLVLERFVSALSPDDEVVLRRLLRTAGEGGE